One Pleuronectes platessa chromosome 9, fPlePla1.1, whole genome shotgun sequence genomic region harbors:
- the slc5a9 gene encoding sodium/glucose cotransporter 4, whose amino-acid sequence MSAALTTGNSSTGFTTAAPPSKGFSLAAADIAVVVIYFIFVMAVGIWSSVRANRSTVGGYFLAGRSMTWWPIGASLMSSNVGSGLFIGLAGTGAAGGIAVGGFEWNAAWVLVALGWIFIPVYISASVVTMPEYLAKRFGGQRIRIYMSVLSLILYIFTKISTDIFSGALFIQVSMGWDLYVSTVILLLVTAAYTIAGGLAAVIYTDALQTVIMVGGAFALMFIAFEKVGWYEGLVDLYMTAVPSVTVANTTCHLPRSDAFHMFRNPVTGDVPWPGLVFGLTVLSTWVWCTDQVIVQRSLSAKSLSHAKGGSVLGGYLKLLPMFFIVMPGMISRALFPDEIGCVDPVVCQSVCGASVGCSNIAYPKLVVELMPAGLRGLMIAVMLAALMSSLTSIFNSSSTLFTLDLYHRARPKATEMELMIVGRVFILVLVCVSILWIPVIQSANSGLLFDYIQSVTSCLAPPITAVFLMAIFWPRANEQGAFWGLMGGLVVGLIRMVLEFSYRAPSCGQPDHRPAILADVHYLYFALILLALTCLVIAAVSLATAPIPKEHLHRLTWWSRYSQEPRLDLTGPPLTPDRADSEFSGEPELSPDSWWRRAALRLCGLTGPNTGSASPVTETNELNSLQENPFWRRFCNINALLLLTVNVFLWGYMA is encoded by the exons TCATCAGTACGAGCCAATCGCAGCACTGTAGGGGGATACTTCTTGGCAGGCCGTTCAATGACCTGGTGGCCT ATTGGAGCCTCACTGATGTCCAGTAATGTCGGCAGCGGTTTGTTCATTGGTCTAGCTGGaacaggagcagctggaggcaTCGCAGTTGGAGGGTTTGAATGGAAT gcaGCCTGGGTCCTGGTGGCTCTGGGTTGGATCTTTATCCCTGTCTACATCTCTGCTAGTGTGGTGACTATGCCTGAATATCTGGCCAAACGCTTTGGAGGCCAGAGGATACGCATCTACATGTCTGTCCTCTCACTCATCCTctacattttcaccaaaataTCT ACAGATATATTTTCAGGTGCATTGTTCATCCAGGTGTCAATGGGCTGGGATCTCTATGTGTCCACAGTCATTCTGCTGCTGGTCACCGCTGCCTACACTATAGCag GTGGTTTGGCAGCAGTGATCTACACAGATGCTCTCCAGACTGTGATCATGGTTGGGGGAGCATTTGCATTAATGTTCATTG CATTCGAAAAAGTCGGCTGGTACGAGGGCCTTGTGGACCTTTACATGACAGCTGTTCCCTCAGTGACAGTCGCCAACACCACCTGCCACCTGCCTCGTAGTGATGCCTTCCACATGTTCAGAAACCCTGTGACAGGGGACGTACCCTGGCCCGGTCTGGTGTTTGGGCTCACAGTGCTGTCTACATGGGTGTGGTGCACTGATCAG gttatAGTCCAGAGATCTCTGTCGGCCAAGTCTTTGTCTCATGCCAAAGGAGGCAGTGTGTTGGGAGGCTACCTCAAACTTCTGCCCATGTTCTTCATCGTGATGCCAGGCATGATCAGCCGAGCATTGTTCCCAG atGAGATAGGTTGTGTGGATCCAGTGGTGTGTCAGAGCGTGTGTGGAGCTTCAGTCGGTTGCTCCAATATCGCCTACCCAAAACTTGTGGTAGAGCTAATGCCTGCgg GTCTTCGCGGTCTGATGATAGCAGTGATGCTAGCAGCTCTGATGTCATCTTTGACCTCCATCTTCAACAGCAGCTCCACTCTGTTCACACTGGACCTCTACCACAGAGCAAGGCCGAAGGCTACAGAGATGGAACTCATGATTGTTGGAAG GGTGTTCATCCTGGTCTTGGTGTGTGTCAGTATTCTGTGGATTCCAGTCATCCAATCAGCCAACAGTGGGCTGCTGTTTGATTATATCCAGTCAGTGACCAGCTGTCTTGCTCCGCCCATTACAGCTGTATTCCTCATGGCTATCTTCTGGCCACGTGCCAATGAGCAA GGTGCCTTCTGGGGTCTGATGGGTGGACTGGTGGTGGGACTGATCCGCATGGTTCTGGAGTTCTCCTACAGGGCTCCCTCTTGTGGTCAGCCTGATCATCGGCCTGCTATCCTGGCCGATGTCCACTACCTGTACTTTGCTCTGATCCTGCTGGCTCTCACCTGCCTTGTGATTGCTGCTGTCAGCTTGGCCACTGCCCCAATACCTAAAGAACAT cTGCACCGGCTGACCTGGTGGTCAAGATACAGCCAGGAGCCTCGGCTGGACCTCACAGGACCCCCGTTAACTCCAGACCGAGCGGACTCTGAATTCAGCGGCGAGCCTGAGCTTTCGCCAGATTCCTGGTGGCGGAGAGCTGCTTTGCGGCTCTGTGGTCTGACTGGTCCCAACACTGGCTCTGCATCGCCAGTGACTGAAACTAATGAGCTGAACTCCCTACAGGAGAATCCTTTCTGGAGAAGATTCTGCAACATTAATGCTCTATTGCTCCTGACTGTTAATGTTTTTCTCTGGGGATACATGGCTTAA